The region CGGGTCTTCACGCGAGTTTGAGGAAGGGCCGCCGCGTCCGGCAGACGCTTTAATGTTAAAAATGTCATGTTCGGGTCGAGTCGCCTCCTCTCTCCGCCCTCGTGGGAGCGGCGCAACGCGGTCCTGCTGACCAGCCTGCTGGCCCTCGGCTACGCCGCCTTCGCCACCGTCTCCTTCTGCGAGGCCGCTCCCATCCGGGGCCGCCTCGCCCTCGGCGCCAGCCTCCTGCTGCTCGTCCTGGCGGTCCTCGCCTGGCGGCGGATCACGCTTCAGGTCCTCTACCCGCTGATTCTCGGGCTGATCACCGCGCTCGTCTGGGCCGTCCTGATGGCCCTCGCCCTGACGCACCAACCCCTGCCCACCGGCGTGCTCTCCAGCTGCGGCCTCGTCACCGGGCTCTCGTTCACGTGGTACGCCCCCCACGTGGCCCTGCGCTGGACGGCCGCCGCCTGCCTGCCCGTCGCCCTGATCGGCCTCTGGCAGCCCTTTTCCGACCCGCCCGCCCTGGTGGTCGGGGCCATGCTGCTGCTGCTGATCATGTACATCACCCAGTACAATCACCAGCTCATCCGCGAGCGGCACCTGCGAACCGAACTGGA is a window of Deinococcus sedimenti DNA encoding:
- a CDS encoding GGDEF domain-containing protein → MFGSSRLLSPPSWERRNAVLLTSLLALGYAAFATVSFCEAAPIRGRLALGASLLLLVLAVLAWRRITLQVLYPLILGLITALVWAVLMALALTHQPLPTGVLSSCGLVTGLSFTWYAPHVALRWTAAACLPVALIGLWQPFSDPPALVVGAMLLLLIMYITQYNHQLIRERHLRTELERQVSRDPLTGLYNRRVPLEQLGDLLGRAEPPHDAAVVLLDLDHFKRVNDTWGHTRGDDLLREVAGLLTQHLPTGSLLSRWGGEEFLVILYGQTPSSAQAAVHHVRQVVAQRPDLCGITLSAGGALLPEAASSRELIRLADERLYAAKAAGRNLACWTGTGHPPRHP